From the Bacteroidia bacterium genome, one window contains:
- a CDS encoding DUF362 domain-containing protein: MNEHPISRRDFIIRTGKASGFAAAACAAGWVLHEPLRRPFDRNDEAPVVRDMRVPGLSPELVVGHGSDAVALTAAVLTALGGMQTFVAQGDVVVVKPNIGWDRRPEQAANTNPDVIAELVRHCVAAGAGKVIVTDVTCNDPVRCFNRSGIGAAAREAGAEVLLPSDARLREVNMGGAMLGRQRVFDLYLEADKVINVPIAKHHGLTRVTLGFKNLYGIIGGNRSRLHQDINNSIADLGNFLRPTLTILDGMRVLLHNGPQGGSLDDVETRNTIAASIDPVALDAWGGMEFFGLAVEEMPWLPLARDYGLGTEDWASLPRKDVTA; the protein is encoded by the coding sequence ATGAACGAGCATCCGATTTCCCGACGAGACTTCATTATCCGTACCGGCAAGGCCTCCGGCTTCGCTGCGGCCGCCTGCGCCGCGGGATGGGTCCTGCACGAACCCCTGCGCCGGCCCTTTGACCGAAACGACGAAGCACCGGTCGTCCGCGATATGCGTGTTCCCGGCCTTTCGCCGGAATTGGTCGTCGGCCACGGGAGCGACGCCGTGGCGCTCACAGCCGCCGTGCTCACCGCCCTCGGAGGGATGCAGACCTTCGTTGCGCAAGGCGACGTGGTGGTCGTCAAGCCCAACATCGGCTGGGACCGGCGTCCGGAACAGGCCGCCAACACCAATCCGGACGTCATTGCGGAGCTTGTCCGCCATTGTGTTGCCGCAGGAGCCGGCAAGGTCATCGTCACGGACGTTACGTGCAATGATCCGGTACGGTGCTTCAACCGCAGCGGCATTGGCGCCGCCGCGCGTGAGGCGGGTGCCGAAGTGCTGCTGCCTTCGGATGCGCGACTGCGCGAAGTGAACATGGGCGGCGCCATGCTCGGCAGGCAGCGCGTGTTCGATCTCTACCTCGAAGCGGACAAGGTCATCAACGTGCCCATCGCCAAGCATCACGGCCTGACCCGTGTCACACTGGGCTTCAAGAATCTCTACGGTATCATCGGCGGAAATCGCAGCCGCCTGCATCAGGACATCAACAACAGCATCGCCGACCTGGGTAACTTCCTGCGGCCCACGCTGACCATTCTGGACGGCATGCGCGTGCTGCTGCACAACGGACCGCAGGGCGGCAGTCTCGATGATGTGGAGACGCGCAATACCATCGCGGCGAGCATCGATCCGGTGGCTCTGGACGCCTGGGGCGGAATGGAATTTTTCGGGCTTGCGGTTGAGGAAATGCCCTGGCTTCCGCTGGCACGCGACTATGGGCTTGGGACGGAGGATTGGGCTTCCTTGCCACGAAAGGACGTGACTGCATGA
- a CDS encoding mechanosensitive ion channel, translating into MDDFLTFVEKAVQLYALNIVLAIVIFLVGLWLAGRLRNGLKKLMRRRQVDETLTKFAGSVIYATFLIFVIIAALGQLGIQTTSLIAILGAAGLAIGLALQGSLSNLASGVMLIVLRPFSVGHYIEGAGIAGTVRGVQLFTTTLMTPDNRRIIVPNSKLTNDNIINYTIEEKRRIDFFFSVAYNDDIRRAQEVMLEVLHGDARVLDDPEATVGVFELGDNAVKFAVRPWVKTEDYWPVYFDMMQTMKRRLTDEGFNIPFPQRDVHLYHHRGDAPEL; encoded by the coding sequence ATGGATGATTTTCTCACATTCGTCGAAAAGGCGGTTCAGCTCTACGCGCTGAACATCGTTTTGGCGATAGTCATTTTTCTCGTCGGTCTCTGGCTTGCGGGTCGGTTGCGTAACGGACTCAAAAAGCTCATGCGCCGACGTCAGGTGGACGAAACCCTCACCAAATTCGCGGGCAGCGTAATCTATGCCACTTTTCTGATCTTCGTGATCATCGCGGCGCTCGGACAGCTCGGTATACAGACCACCTCGCTCATCGCCATACTTGGTGCGGCGGGACTTGCCATCGGACTCGCGCTTCAGGGATCGCTCAGTAATCTCGCTTCGGGTGTGATGCTCATCGTACTGCGGCCGTTCAGCGTGGGGCATTACATCGAGGGTGCGGGTATCGCCGGAACGGTACGCGGCGTGCAGCTATTCACCACCACGCTTATGACGCCTGACAATCGTCGCATCATCGTCCCGAATTCGAAGCTGACAAACGACAACATCATCAACTACACCATCGAGGAAAAGCGCCGAATTGATTTCTTTTTCTCCGTCGCCTACAACGACGATATTCGCAGGGCACAGGAAGTCATGCTGGAGGTGCTGCACGGCGACGCACGCGTGTTGGACGATCCCGAGGCCACGGTGGGCGTGTTCGAGTTGGGAGATAACGCGGTGAAGTTCGCCGTGCGTCCCTGGGTAAAAACCGAGGATTACTGGCCGGTGTATTTCGATATGATGCAAACGATGAAACGACGGCTGACGGACGAGGGCTTCAATATTCCCTTTCCTCAGCGCGATGTGCATCTGTATCATCATCGCGGCGATGCGCCGGAGCTGTGA
- a CDS encoding zf-TFIIB domain-containing protein: MKCPVCREPDLVITDRQGIEIDYCPQCRGIWLDRGELDKIIERTAPQASADSYRSERGGERDRDRYAGGYRHDDDYYEHKHKKKKGGLLGELFDF, encoded by the coding sequence ATGAAATGTCCCGTTTGCAGAGAACCCGATTTGGTCATCACCGATCGTCAGGGAATTGAGATTGACTATTGTCCCCAATGCCGCGGTATCTGGCTGGATCGTGGCGAACTGGATAAAATTATCGAGCGCACAGCGCCGCAGGCCTCTGCGGATTCCTATCGGAGTGAGCGGGGCGGAGAAAGGGACCGCGACCGGTATGCAGGCGGTTATCGTCATGATGACGACTACTATGAGCATAAGCACAAGAAGAAGAAGGGCGGATTACTGGGGGAGTTGTTTGACTTTTAA
- a CDS encoding type II toxin-antitoxin system HigB family toxin has protein sequence MRVLSRKTLMEFWSKHPDSEQALRSWFSEVQKASWKRPVDIKKEHPTASFLADNRIVFNTKGNRYRLIVRIYYSYGQVFIRFIGTHSEYDNIDASTV, from the coding sequence ATGCGCGTATTGTCACGCAAAACCTTGATGGAATTCTGGAGCAAGCACCCCGATTCGGAACAAGCTTTGAGGTCCTGGTTTTCTGAAGTCCAAAAAGCATCGTGGAAACGTCCCGTCGATATTAAAAAAGAACACCCGACCGCGAGCTTTCTTGCCGATAACCGAATCGTGTTCAACACCAAGGGCAACAGGTACAGACTGATCGTCAGGATATACTACAGCTACGGCCAGGTGTTTATCCGTTTTATTGGCACGCATTCCGAATACGACAACATCGACGCATCGACAGTATAG
- a CDS encoding methyltransferase domain-containing protein, whose amino-acid sequence MLHYEGLIADWYDDFLLDEHADLDLYTELAAAQGGPALELACGTGRMLLALHGAGIEADGVDISPDMLERCRAKAEAAGCSPELRLAPMQKFTMDRRYRSVLVSGGSFQLLANAEDVASCLHCIREHLLPDGRLFLDVDVAEPACHAEWGIRRVAARGEETFVYMSTNTYDSVLRCNVIRTRYELIRRSRVRKVIKDTIVMRVFSSEEMSMLLQQAGFVVLEVRPVQLFDSHPGSMLFIAGCLQ is encoded by the coding sequence ATGCTCCATTACGAAGGCCTGATAGCGGACTGGTACGACGATTTTCTCCTCGACGAACACGCGGACCTGGATCTGTACACTGAACTCGCCGCGGCGCAGGGCGGTCCCGCGCTCGAGCTCGCCTGCGGTACCGGACGCATGCTCCTCGCCCTGCACGGCGCCGGAATCGAAGCCGACGGTGTGGACATCTCCCCGGATATGCTCGAGCGCTGCCGCGCGAAGGCCGAAGCAGCGGGATGCTCACCAGAACTGCGTCTCGCACCCATGCAGAAATTCACCATGGATCGGCGGTACCGAAGCGTGCTCGTCAGCGGCGGTTCATTCCAGTTGCTCGCGAACGCGGAGGACGTCGCGTCCTGCCTGCATTGCATCCGCGAGCATCTGCTGCCCGACGGACGCTTGTTTCTCGATGTGGATGTGGCGGAACCCGCCTGCCATGCCGAGTGGGGTATAAGGCGAGTGGCGGCGCGTGGAGAGGAAACATTTGTGTATATGTCGACCAACACCTACGACAGCGTCCTCCGCTGCAATGTGATCCGCACCCGATACGAGCTCATACGGCGAAGCCGCGTTCGGAAAGTAATCAAGGACACAATTGTCATGCGCGTGTTCAGTAGTGAGGAAATGTCGATGTTGCTGCAACAGGCGGGATTTGTTGTCCTTGAGGTACGTCCCGTTCAGCTGTTCGATTCCCATCCGGGGTCGATGTTGTTTATCGCGGGATGCCTGCAATAG
- a CDS encoding helix-turn-helix domain-containing protein — MIIKPIHTETDHMRALQRIDMIFDARPGSPEGDELEILGILVDEYESRHFPIEAPDPIEAIKFRLEQLGLTQSDLARILGSRSRTSEVLAGKRKLSISMIRKLHASLNIPADILIRDTAL; from the coding sequence TTGATTATCAAACCGATTCATACAGAAACCGACCATATGCGGGCGCTGCAGCGTATCGATATGATTTTCGATGCCCGACCAGGCTCTCCGGAAGGAGACGAACTCGAAATTCTGGGAATCCTTGTGGACGAATACGAAAGCAGGCACTTCCCGATCGAGGCGCCAGATCCGATTGAAGCCATCAAATTCAGACTGGAGCAACTCGGGCTCACGCAGTCCGATCTCGCCCGCATCCTCGGTTCCCGTTCAAGAACCAGCGAAGTACTTGCAGGGAAACGAAAACTCTCCATCTCGATGATCAGAAAACTTCATGCGAGCCTGAATATCCCGGCAGACATTCTGATCAGGGATACAGCACTCTGA
- a CDS encoding cell wall-active antibiotics response protein encodes MNEQRYTITPSAVAGLLLVLLGILFLLDNYNMINAGAWLRYWPVLLVILGLLKATRPGNASGRIFGGVVATIGALMVLNRADILHISIGSLWPLILVAIGLSFVFRSGRRKQHADAIAGDGDSVRGSAILGGIEQSNSSKRFSGGSVSAILGGHDLDLREADMPDRGEAVLDVFAFMGGVEIKVPREWTVVVDASAFLGGFENKTSPHQHGLKTLRITGSAVMGGVEIKA; translated from the coding sequence GTGAACGAACAACGATATACCATCACCCCGAGCGCAGTCGCGGGATTGCTGCTCGTGCTTCTCGGAATACTGTTTCTCCTCGATAATTACAACATGATCAACGCAGGGGCCTGGCTGCGTTACTGGCCCGTGCTTCTGGTGATACTCGGTCTGCTGAAGGCGACACGTCCGGGCAATGCGTCCGGCCGCATCTTCGGCGGGGTGGTGGCGACTATCGGTGCGCTCATGGTCCTGAACAGAGCGGACATTCTGCACATTTCCATCGGCAGCTTGTGGCCGCTGATACTCGTGGCCATCGGTCTCTCCTTCGTCTTTCGCTCCGGACGGCGGAAGCAGCACGCGGACGCGATAGCGGGGGACGGTGATTCCGTGCGGGGCAGCGCCATACTCGGCGGCATCGAGCAAAGCAACAGCTCGAAGCGCTTTTCCGGCGGCAGCGTCAGTGCCATACTCGGAGGACATGATCTCGACCTTCGCGAGGCCGACATGCCCGATCGCGGCGAAGCGGTATTGGACGTGTTCGCCTTCATGGGCGGCGTGGAAATTAAAGTGCCGCGGGAGTGGACCGTGGTTGTGGATGCCAGCGCCTTCCTCGGCGGTTTCGAGAATAAGACCTCTCCGCATCAGCACGGTCTGAAAACCCTGCGCATTACCGGCAGTGCCGTGATGGGCGGGGTGGAGATCAAGGCGTAA
- a CDS encoding 4Fe-4S binding protein has product MSTASPEAQQSFRRFRALRWARRASQAFFLLLFVALLLKTNMDALSSPEELPRISAPVSLFLEMDPLVALGTVLSTHTLYRNLFYALLIIVGTLFLGRFFCGWICPMGTINHMLASAKSGKLRGMARIESNRYRPAQRWKYLILTAVLASAAAGSLQLGLLDPISLLTRSLTLLVFPAWNVLTQDVYTWSLHANGGAFDILLTPLAWLSHAALVRTKVVVFEQTGLILFVFIAILAANRYVTRYWCRILCPLGALLGVLSKTSILGLEKRPSMCSGCNRCALHCQGGDNPEPGTTWHQSECHLCLNCVASCPEAGIAFRFFPKRDESTQAVNMTRRSVLLSTGAGLAAVPLLRTGVHPDTTPHRDLVRPPGSIEEREFLSRCIRCGECMNVCPNNALHPTFLQAGMEGIWSPMLMPRIGYCEPTCVLCSQVCPTGAIDEITEAEKSWVPSAESVDDERRPPLRIGTAFYDFGRCLPWAMAKECIVCEEWCPTTPKAIYFEMAEVTDREGNYHWLKRPHVDPALCVGCGACTFACPVKGAPAIYVTAVGETRNPHNRILLEGAQKQKRSES; this is encoded by the coding sequence ATGAGTACCGCGAGTCCCGAAGCGCAACAGTCGTTCCGGCGATTTCGCGCTCTGCGATGGGCGCGGCGTGCATCGCAGGCATTCTTCCTCCTGCTCTTTGTGGCGTTACTGCTGAAAACCAACATGGACGCACTGTCGTCCCCGGAAGAGCTGCCGCGCATCTCCGCACCGGTGAGTCTCTTTCTTGAAATGGATCCGCTCGTCGCGCTGGGCACGGTACTCAGCACGCACACGCTGTACAGAAATCTGTTTTACGCGCTGCTCATCATCGTCGGGACGCTTTTTCTCGGCAGGTTCTTTTGCGGATGGATCTGTCCGATGGGCACCATCAACCACATGCTTGCGTCGGCGAAAAGCGGGAAGCTTCGCGGCATGGCGCGTATTGAGAGCAATCGCTACCGGCCCGCGCAGCGGTGGAAGTATCTCATCCTCACAGCCGTTCTCGCTTCCGCCGCTGCCGGATCGCTGCAACTCGGGTTGCTCGATCCCATTTCTCTGCTTACGCGATCACTCACGCTGCTCGTCTTTCCGGCCTGGAACGTGCTCACACAGGACGTGTACACGTGGAGCTTGCATGCCAACGGCGGAGCGTTCGACATACTGCTGACGCCGCTCGCGTGGCTTTCTCACGCAGCTCTGGTGCGTACCAAAGTCGTAGTCTTCGAACAGACCGGTTTGATCCTCTTTGTGTTCATCGCCATTCTCGCCGCCAATCGCTACGTCACCCGGTACTGGTGCCGCATACTCTGTCCGCTCGGTGCGTTGCTCGGCGTGCTGTCCAAGACTTCCATCCTTGGTCTCGAAAAGCGGCCCTCCATGTGCTCCGGGTGTAACCGCTGCGCACTGCATTGCCAGGGTGGCGACAATCCCGAGCCTGGCACCACCTGGCATCAGAGCGAGTGTCATCTCTGCCTCAATTGTGTCGCGAGCTGTCCCGAGGCGGGAATCGCCTTCCGGTTTTTTCCGAAACGCGATGAAAGCACTCAAGCCGTGAACATGACCCGCCGCTCGGTGCTGTTGTCCACAGGCGCGGGCCTGGCCGCCGTACCGCTGCTCCGCACAGGCGTGCATCCCGACACGACGCCGCATCGGGATCTGGTGCGCCCCCCGGGTTCCATAGAGGAACGCGAATTTCTTTCCCGCTGCATTCGCTGCGGCGAATGCATGAACGTTTGTCCCAACAACGCGCTGCATCCGACCTTTCTCCAGGCGGGGATGGAGGGAATCTGGTCACCCATGCTCATGCCGCGCATCGGGTACTGCGAACCCACATGTGTTCTGTGTTCGCAGGTCTGTCCCACCGGCGCCATTGACGAGATTACCGAAGCGGAGAAGTCCTGGGTACCATCGGCGGAGTCCGTCGATGACGAGCGTCGCCCGCCGCTGCGCATCGGTACCGCCTTCTATGACTTCGGCCGCTGTTTGCCCTGGGCCATGGCCAAGGAGTGCATCGTGTGCGAGGAATGGTGCCCGACCACGCCGAAGGCCATTTACTTCGAAATGGCGGAGGTGACGGACAGGGAGGGCAACTACCATTGGCTCAAACGTCCGCATGTGGATCCCGCGCTCTGCGTGGGCTGCGGCGCCTGCACTTTCGCCTGTCCGGTGAAGGGCGCGCCGGCGATATATGTTACCGCGGTGGGTGAAACGCGCAATCCCCATAACCGCATCTTGCTCGAAGGGGCACAGAAGCAGAAAAGGAGCGAATCATGA
- a CDS encoding tetratricopeptide repeat protein: protein MCCDRYPHIYRRGLHILPIVVLALFCQVAASTAWAQSPDALLDSARSLLTNDPARAATVAHRALVLAVSEQQKASALYVQGSALRKLGKNAGAMDRYREALAHAQRSGDVRLQALVLSDKGKAHRLMGFLDHALNDHLKALALYDSLRDGAGAATAMNDVAITLRNLQRYTEARRYHDRALAQRRALDDLSGIAASLCGIGNLYWYAGNLDSAETYYRQALEMERNAGQLSENVAGYLNNLANVYRERGNFREAHTKYQESLRLSDLVGDMNMRAVTLKNLGILYARSGELRRAEAQLREAAAVARDNGLARVYAESMDALPSVYERLGDLRMALQAMAAASKVKDSLGALLSAERLANAEALYQSEKHQRSLRELDSEKQTYYTRFLFVSAILLLVVVAGTLFWLSTTRKQNRELAGRSERAEAMHAQLEAMHEQVARSEEQYRLLFEGLPVGVFFYDNTLRVIQANHALADILAIAPEQCDGYDLYQLQSQRVLEALSNGLNADHGMYEGPFLPPGSTESIMVSLRTAPLRVDAGLRGAVGFLLDISDWKQVERELLGAKEAAEQAVRLKQAFLISISHEIRTPLNVIMGYVSVLFAALVERISTGEKEYFEKIDLAVRRLTRTVDQLLSLSILESGGYALEPEYLDICALVEQLVDETRSIAEDKKIPVTFRAPDRSVFIRADKYSVSQALRNLLDNAVKFTDEGEITVTISVREPDVIINVADTGIGISESYLRQLYVAFTQENVGYTRPYDGLGLGLTLTKRYVDANNGGITVKSTKGLGSTFTIAFMEATGSQTTQHLAEERVAAAHPAHVTLLVVEDDHETQKFLNLVLSDDYTMHFADSADDAWTILHQHRIDIVLMDISLRGEEDGLSLTRRIRAEAGIAKIPVIAVTAHAFTEDKRRSYEAGCDDYLAKPFRTQQLRERIQRQINRIASLA from the coding sequence ATGTGCTGTGACCGATACCCTCACATTTACCGGCGCGGCCTGCATATTCTGCCGATAGTCGTACTGGCACTCTTTTGTCAGGTCGCCGCCAGCACAGCGTGGGCACAATCACCCGACGCTTTGCTCGACAGTGCCCGTTCATTGTTGACCAATGATCCGGCGCGCGCGGCTACCGTCGCCCATCGTGCGCTTGTGCTCGCTGTGAGCGAACAGCAAAAAGCGAGCGCGCTGTATGTGCAGGGCAGCGCGTTGCGCAAGCTCGGAAAGAATGCCGGTGCCATGGACCGGTATCGCGAAGCCTTGGCACACGCGCAGCGTTCGGGTGATGTCCGGCTGCAGGCGTTGGTGTTGTCCGACAAGGGGAAGGCGCATCGTCTTATGGGTTTCCTCGACCACGCGCTCAATGATCACCTGAAAGCGCTGGCCTTGTACGACTCCCTCCGCGATGGCGCAGGTGCAGCCACCGCGATGAACGACGTTGCCATCACGCTGCGCAATCTGCAGCGCTATACTGAAGCCCGGCGGTATCACGACCGCGCCCTCGCGCAGCGGCGCGCCCTCGACGATTTGAGCGGTATTGCGGCTTCGCTTTGCGGAATTGGGAATCTGTACTGGTACGCCGGGAATCTCGATTCCGCCGAAACATATTACCGCCAGGCCCTCGAGATGGAACGGAATGCGGGACAGCTCAGCGAGAATGTCGCGGGATATCTCAACAATCTCGCGAATGTGTACCGCGAACGCGGGAATTTCCGGGAAGCGCACACGAAGTACCAGGAATCTCTCCGGCTGAGCGACCTGGTAGGCGACATGAATATGCGCGCCGTGACCCTGAAAAATCTCGGCATTCTGTACGCCCGGAGTGGTGAGCTGCGCCGGGCCGAAGCGCAGCTTCGCGAAGCGGCGGCCGTGGCCCGCGATAACGGCCTGGCACGCGTGTACGCCGAAAGCATGGACGCTCTGCCATCCGTGTATGAACGGCTGGGGGATCTTCGCATGGCGCTGCAAGCCATGGCGGCCGCGTCGAAAGTGAAGGATTCACTCGGCGCATTGCTCAGTGCCGAGCGCCTCGCCAACGCGGAAGCCCTCTATCAATCCGAGAAGCATCAGCGATCTCTCCGCGAGCTGGATTCCGAAAAGCAAACCTATTACACGCGCTTTCTGTTCGTATCCGCCATTCTCCTGCTCGTCGTCGTCGCCGGCACGTTGTTCTGGCTCTCCACGACCAGGAAGCAGAACCGCGAACTGGCGGGGCGCAGCGAGCGCGCCGAAGCAATGCACGCACAGTTGGAAGCGATGCACGAGCAGGTTGCCCGCTCCGAGGAACAGTACCGTCTGCTGTTCGAAGGCCTGCCCGTCGGTGTGTTTTTCTATGACAACACGTTACGTGTCATACAGGCAAATCACGCACTTGCCGATATTCTCGCCATCGCGCCCGAACAGTGCGATGGCTACGACCTGTATCAACTGCAATCGCAACGCGTACTGGAAGCGCTGTCCAATGGCCTCAATGCCGATCATGGCATGTACGAGGGTCCGTTCCTGCCGCCCGGAAGTACCGAATCCATCATGGTGTCGCTGCGCACCGCGCCGCTGCGCGTGGATGCCGGATTGCGGGGTGCGGTCGGCTTCCTTCTCGACATCTCGGATTGGAAACAGGTGGAGCGTGAACTGCTCGGCGCCAAGGAGGCCGCGGAACAGGCGGTGCGTCTCAAACAAGCGTTTCTTATCAGCATCTCCCACGAGATCCGTACACCCCTGAATGTGATCATGGGGTACGTCAGTGTACTGTTTGCCGCGCTCGTGGAACGAATCTCCACCGGGGAAAAGGAGTATTTCGAAAAAATCGACCTCGCGGTGCGACGGCTGACACGCACGGTGGACCAACTCCTCAGTCTTTCCATACTCGAGTCCGGCGGCTATGCCCTCGAACCGGAGTATCTTGATATCTGTGCTCTGGTTGAGCAGCTGGTGGATGAAACCCGCTCCATCGCCGAGGATAAAAAGATTCCCGTCACCTTCAGAGCGCCGGACAGAAGCGTCTTCATCCGGGCCGATAAGTATTCCGTCTCCCAGGCGCTGCGCAATCTGCTCGATAACGCGGTGAAATTTACGGACGAGGGAGAGATCACCGTAACGATCTCGGTGCGGGAACCGGACGTCATAATCAATGTTGCGGATACGGGCATCGGGATATCGGAATCGTATTTACGCCAGCTCTACGTCGCCTTTACCCAGGAAAATGTCGGCTATACACGTCCGTACGACGGCCTCGGCCTCGGACTGACGCTCACCAAGCGCTATGTGGATGCCAACAACGGCGGTATCACGGTCAAGAGCACCAAAGGTCTCGGCTCTACCTTCACCATCGCTTTTATGGAAGCGACCGGCAGCCAGACCACTCAGCACCTCGCGGAGGAGCGAGTTGCCGCCGCGCATCCCGCACATGTAACGCTCCTGGTGGTGGAAGACGATCACGAAACACAAAAATTCCTCAACCTTGTGCTCTCCGACGACTACACCATGCACTTCGCGGATAGTGCGGACGATGCCTGGACCATTCTCCATCAGCATCGCATTGACATTGTGCTTATGGACATCTCGCTGCGTGGCGAAGAGGATGGCCTTTCGCTCACACGCCGCATTCGCGCCGAGGCGGGAATTGCAAAAATTCCGGTGATCGCCGTCACTGCGCACGCGTTCACCGAGGACAAGCGCCGCAGTTACGAAGCGGGCTGCGACGACTATCTCGCCAAACCCTTCCGCACCCAGCAGTTACGCGAACGCATACAGCGGCAGATCAACCGCATCGCCTCACTCGCTTGA
- a CDS encoding DUF6174 domain-containing protein, which yields MRSSVHARPSVGRFPSVRTTLLPVILLVCLLPACEDDSVAPNPDAHFRAKQVWKLAGVHDYDFTQRRDCYCVLGGREVRLEVRGDSLRSGILMADSSALSKELLQSYCTVDSLFSYIEMARAANPASLVVEYDSLLGYPRRISVDFSVNVADDEFIYWSSDLKTR from the coding sequence ATGAGATCCTCAGTGCATGCCCGGCCATCCGTCGGCCGCTTCCCGTCGGTTCGCACTACGCTGCTGCCGGTAATCCTGCTTGTCTGTCTACTCCCCGCCTGCGAGGATGACAGCGTCGCACCGAACCCCGACGCGCATTTCAGGGCGAAGCAGGTATGGAAGCTCGCCGGTGTGCACGACTATGACTTCACACAAAGGCGGGATTGCTACTGCGTACTCGGCGGCAGGGAAGTGCGCTTGGAGGTGCGCGGTGATTCTCTTCGGTCGGGCATTCTCATGGCTGACAGCAGTGCGTTGTCCAAGGAACTCCTGCAATCCTACTGCACGGTGGACAGCCTGTTCTCCTATATCGAGATGGCGCGTGCGGCGAATCCCGCGTCACTCGTCGTCGAGTATGATTCTCTCCTTGGGTATCCACGCCGCATCAGCGTGGATTTTTCCGTGAACGTCGCCGATGATGAATTCATCTACTGGAGTTCCGATTTGAAAACGCGGTAA